One genomic window of Citrobacter sp. Marseille-Q6884 includes the following:
- the glgB gene encoding 1,4-alpha-glucan branching enzyme gives MSVRIDRDVINALIAGHFADPFSVLGMHQTEAGLEVRALLPDATEVWVIEPKTGRKVGKLDCLDSRGFFCAVLPRRKNFFRYQLAVVWHGQQNLIDDPYRFGPLIQDMDAWLLSEGTHLRPYETLGAHADTMDGVTGTRFSVWAPNAQRVSVVGQFNYWDGRRHPMRLRKESGIWELFIPGAQHGQLYKYEMIDANGKLRIKADPYAFEAQMRPETASLICGLPEKVVQTEERKKANQFDAPISIYEVHLGSWRRHTDNNFWLSYRELADQLIPYVKWMGFTHLELLPINEHPFDGSWGYQPTGMYAPTRRFGTRDDFRYFVNAAHQAGLNVILDWVPGHFPSDDFGLAEFDGTKLYEHSDPREGYHQDWNTLIYNYGRREVSNYLVGNALYWIERFGIDALRVDAVASMIYRDYSRKEGEWVPNEFGGRENLEAIEFLRNTNRILGEQSPGAVSMAEESTDFAGVSRPQDMGGLGFWYKWNLGWMHDTLDYMKLDPVYRQYHHDKLTFGMLYNYTENFVLPLSHDEVVHGKKSILDRMPGDAWQKFANLRAYYGWMWAFPGKKLLFMGNEFAQGREWNHDASLDWHLLEGGDNWHHGVQRLVRDLNHTYRHHKALHELDFDGYGFEWLVVDDNARSVLIFVRRDKAGNEIIVASNFTPVPRHGYRFGINQPGKWREILNTDSMHYHGSNTGNGGAVHSDEIASHGRQHSLSLTLPPLATIWLVREG, from the coding sequence ATGTCCGTTCGTATCGATAGAGACGTGATTAATGCGCTAATTGCAGGCCATTTTGCGGATCCTTTTTCCGTACTCGGTATGCACCAAACTGAAGCGGGACTTGAAGTCCGCGCCCTATTACCTGACGCCACCGAAGTGTGGGTGATCGAACCCAAAACCGGACGCAAAGTCGGCAAGCTGGATTGCCTCGACTCTCGCGGTTTTTTCTGTGCAGTACTTCCCCGTCGTAAAAATTTCTTTCGCTATCAGCTGGCGGTTGTCTGGCATGGACAGCAGAATCTGATTGATGATCCTTACCGTTTTGGTCCTCTGATTCAGGATATGGATGCCTGGTTACTGTCAGAAGGCACCCACCTGCGTCCGTATGAAACGCTGGGTGCTCATGCCGATACCATGGACGGTGTAACCGGTACGCGTTTCTCCGTCTGGGCGCCGAACGCACAGCGAGTCTCGGTGGTTGGGCAATTCAACTACTGGGATGGTCGCCGCCACCCGATGCGCCTGCGTAAAGAGAGTGGTATCTGGGAGCTGTTTATCCCCGGCGCACAGCATGGTCAGCTGTACAAATACGAGATGATCGATGCTAACGGTAAGCTGAGAATTAAAGCCGATCCTTACGCTTTCGAAGCGCAAATGCGCCCGGAGACAGCGTCACTCATCTGCGGCTTGCCGGAAAAAGTGGTGCAAACCGAGGAGCGCAAAAAAGCCAACCAGTTTGATGCGCCGATCTCTATCTATGAAGTCCATCTTGGCTCCTGGCGTCGCCATACGGACAATAATTTTTGGCTGAGCTACCGCGAACTGGCGGATCAGCTGATTCCCTACGTGAAGTGGATGGGCTTTACCCATCTCGAACTGCTGCCCATTAACGAGCATCCGTTTGATGGAAGCTGGGGTTACCAGCCGACGGGGATGTACGCGCCGACGCGTCGTTTCGGTACGCGCGATGACTTTCGCTATTTTGTAAATGCCGCGCATCAGGCGGGGCTGAACGTCATTCTCGACTGGGTGCCGGGCCATTTTCCGTCCGACGACTTTGGGTTGGCCGAATTTGACGGCACCAAATTGTATGAGCATAGCGACCCGCGCGAAGGGTATCACCAGGACTGGAATACGCTGATCTACAACTATGGTCGCCGTGAAGTCAGCAACTATCTGGTGGGCAATGCCCTGTACTGGATTGAACGTTTTGGCATTGACGCGCTACGCGTGGATGCCGTGGCATCGATGATTTATCGCGATTACAGCCGCAAAGAAGGGGAATGGGTTCCTAACGAATTTGGCGGTCGCGAAAACCTCGAAGCCATCGAGTTTTTGCGTAATACCAACCGTATTCTGGGCGAGCAGTCTCCCGGCGCGGTGAGCATGGCGGAAGAGTCTACAGACTTTGCCGGTGTATCCAGACCGCAGGATATGGGCGGCCTGGGGTTCTGGTACAAGTGGAACCTCGGCTGGATGCACGACACGCTCGACTACATGAAGCTGGATCCGGTTTATCGTCAGTATCACCACGATAAGCTGACCTTCGGCATGCTGTACAATTACACCGAAAACTTTGTCCTGCCGCTGTCACATGACGAAGTGGTTCATGGCAAGAAATCGATTCTCGACCGCATGCCGGGCGATGCATGGCAGAAGTTTGCCAATCTTCGCGCCTACTATGGCTGGATGTGGGCCTTCCCCGGTAAGAAACTGCTGTTTATGGGCAATGAGTTTGCGCAGGGACGGGAATGGAACCACGACGCCAGCCTCGACTGGCATTTGCTGGAAGGGGGCGATAACTGGCACCACGGCGTACAACGTCTGGTGCGCGATCTGAACCACACCTACCGCCACCATAAAGCGCTGCACGAACTGGATTTTGACGGGTATGGATTCGAATGGCTGGTGGTGGACGACAACGCACGTTCGGTGCTGATTTTTGTTCGCCGGGACAAAGCGGGCAACGAAATTATTGTCGCCAGTAACTTTACGCCTGTACCCCGCCACGGCTACCGATTCGGCATCAATCAGCCAGGCAAGTGGCGTGAGATCCTCAACACAGACTCTATGCATTATCACGGTAGCAATACCGGTAACGGCGGCGCGGTGCACAGCGATGAAATCGCCAGCCACGGTCGCCAGCATTCATTGAGCCTCACGCTGCCGCCGCTGGCAACGATCTGGCTGGTGCGGGAGGGGTGA
- the asd gene encoding aspartate-semialdehyde dehydrogenase — protein sequence MKNVGFIGWRGMVGSVLMQRMVEERDFDAIRPVFFSTSQLGQAAPTFGGTSTGMLQDAFDLEALKALDIIVTCQGGDYTNEIYPKLRESGWQGYWIDAASSLRMKDDAIIILDPVNQDVITDGLNKGIKTFVGGNCTVSLMLMSLGGLFAHDLVDWVSVATYQAASGGGARHMRELLSQMGHLYSHVADELATPSSAILDIERKVTTLSRSGELPVDNFGVPLAGSLIPWIDKQLDNGQSREEWKGQAETNKILNTSSVIPVDGLCVRVGALRCHSQAFTIKLKKDVSIPTVEELLAAHNPWAKVVPNDRDITMRELTPAAVTGTLTTPVGRLRKLNMGPEFLSAFTVGDQLLWGAAEPLRRMLRQLA from the coding sequence ATGAAAAATGTTGGTTTTATCGGCTGGCGCGGTATGGTCGGCTCTGTACTCATGCAACGCATGGTAGAAGAACGCGACTTCGACGCCATTCGCCCTGTTTTCTTTTCTACTTCCCAGCTCGGGCAGGCGGCACCGACGTTTGGTGGCACCTCCACCGGCATGCTGCAGGATGCTTTTGATCTGGAAGCGCTGAAAGCGCTCGACATCATTGTGACCTGTCAGGGCGGCGATTATACCAACGAAATCTATCCAAAGCTTCGTGAAAGCGGTTGGCAGGGTTACTGGATTGACGCGGCCTCTTCGCTGCGCATGAAAGACGATGCCATCATTATTCTCGATCCGGTTAACCAGGATGTGATTACCGACGGCCTGAACAAAGGCATTAAGACCTTTGTCGGCGGTAACTGCACAGTGAGCCTGATGCTGATGTCACTCGGCGGCCTGTTTGCCCATGACCTGGTTGACTGGGTTTCTGTGGCAACCTACCAGGCGGCTTCCGGCGGTGGTGCGCGTCACATGCGTGAACTGCTGTCCCAGATGGGCCATCTGTATAGCCATGTGGCCGATGAACTGGCTACCCCGTCTTCTGCTATCCTCGACATCGAACGTAAAGTGACAACCCTGTCCCGCAGCGGTGAACTGCCGGTTGATAACTTTGGCGTACCGCTGGCGGGTAGCCTGATTCCGTGGATCGACAAACAGCTCGATAACGGTCAGAGCCGCGAAGAATGGAAAGGTCAGGCGGAAACCAACAAGATTCTCAACACCTCTTCGGTGATCCCGGTGGATGGTCTGTGCGTACGCGTCGGCGCGCTGCGCTGCCACAGCCAGGCGTTCACCATTAAACTGAAAAAAGATGTGTCTATTCCGACCGTGGAAGAACTGCTGGCCGCTCACAATCCGTGGGCAAAAGTGGTACCAAACGATCGGGATATCACTATGCGTGAGTTAACCCCAGCGGCTGTTACCGGCACGTTGACCACGCCAGTTGGCCGTCTGCGTAAGCTGAATATGGGACCTGAGTTCCTGTCAGCCTTTACCGTGGGCGACCAGCTGCTTTGGGGGGCTGCTGAGCCACTGCGCCGCATGCTGCGCCAGCTGGCGTAA
- the yhgN gene encoding YhgN family NAAT transporter, whose translation MNEIISAAVLLILIMDPLGNLPIFMSVLKHTEPKRRRAIMIRELFIALLVMLIFLFAGEKILAFLNLRAETVSISGGIILFLIAIKMIFPSASGNSTGLPAGEEPFIVPLAIPLVAGPTILASLMLLSHQYPNQMGHLVIALLIAWGGTFVILLQSSLFLRLLGEKGVNALERLMGLILVMMATQMFLDGVRMWMKG comes from the coding sequence ATGAATGAAATCATTTCGGCGGCAGTTTTATTGATCCTGATTATGGATCCGCTCGGAAATCTGCCCATTTTCATGTCCGTTTTGAAGCATACCGAACCGAAACGCCGTCGGGCGATCATGATTCGCGAGCTGTTCATTGCGCTATTAGTCATGCTGATATTCCTGTTTGCGGGCGAAAAAATTCTGGCATTTCTCAACCTGCGAGCGGAAACCGTGTCGATTTCCGGGGGCATCATTTTGTTCCTGATTGCCATCAAGATGATTTTCCCCAGCGCATCGGGTAACAGCACCGGGCTACCGGCGGGTGAAGAGCCGTTTATCGTGCCGCTGGCTATTCCACTGGTTGCCGGGCCGACTATCCTCGCCTCGTTAATGCTGTTGTCGCATCAGTACCCTAATCAAATGGGACATCTGGTGATTGCGCTGCTGATCGCCTGGGGCGGGACATTTGTGATTTTGCTGCAGTCTTCGCTGTTTTTGCGTCTGTTGGGCGAGAAAGGTGTGAATGCGCTTGAGCGCCTGATGGGGCTGATACTGGTGATGATGGCAACCCAGATGTTCCTGGACGGCGTGCGGATGTGGATGAAGGGGTGA
- the gntU gene encoding gluconate transporter, with protein sequence MSTLTLVLTAVGSVLLLLFLVMKARMHAFVALMVVSIGAGLFSGMPLDKIAATMEKGMGGTLGFLAIVVALGAMFGKILHETGAVDQIAVKMLKSFGHSRAHYAIGLAGLICALPLFFEVAIVLLISVAFSMARHTGTNLVKLVIPLFAGVAAAAAFLLPGPAPMLLASQMHADFGWMILIGLCAAIPGMIIAGPLWGNFISRYVELHVPDDITEPHLGEGKMPSFGFSLALILLPLVLVGLKTIAARFVPVGSSAYEWFEFIGHPFTAILVACLVAIYGLAVRQGMAKDRVMEICGHALQPAGIILLVIGAGGVFKQVLVDSGVGPALGEALTGMGLPIAITCFVLAAAVRIIQGSATVACLTAVGLVMPVIEQLNFSGAQMAALSICIAGGSIVVSHVNDAGFWLFGKFTGASEAQTLKTWTMMETILGTVGAIVGMIAFQLLS encoded by the coding sequence GTGAGTACATTAACGCTTGTTTTAACAGCAGTAGGATCGGTTTTATTACTGCTGTTTTTAGTGATGAAGGCGCGTATGCACGCCTTCGTTGCTTTGATGGTGGTGTCTATTGGTGCAGGTCTCTTTTCCGGTATGCCGCTCGATAAGATTGCGGCAACCATGGAAAAGGGGATGGGAGGCACACTCGGCTTCCTGGCGATTGTCGTCGCCCTGGGGGCGATGTTTGGCAAGATTTTGCATGAGACAGGTGCTGTCGATCAGATAGCCGTCAAGATGCTGAAGTCTTTTGGTCACAGCCGCGCACATTATGCGATTGGTCTGGCCGGTTTGATTTGCGCGCTGCCGCTGTTCTTTGAAGTGGCGATTGTGCTGCTGATAAGCGTAGCGTTTTCGATGGCGCGTCACACGGGAACTAACCTCGTGAAGCTGGTGATTCCACTGTTTGCTGGCGTGGCGGCGGCTGCAGCGTTTTTGCTGCCGGGGCCTGCACCTATGCTGCTGGCTTCCCAGATGCACGCTGACTTTGGCTGGATGATCCTGATTGGTCTGTGCGCAGCCATTCCGGGCATGATTATCGCCGGGCCGCTGTGGGGTAATTTCATCAGCCGTTACGTCGAGTTGCATGTGCCGGACGATATTACCGAACCGCACCTTGGCGAAGGCAAAATGCCCTCCTTTGGTTTCAGTCTCGCGCTTATCCTGCTGCCGCTGGTGCTGGTCGGCCTGAAAACCATCGCGGCACGTTTTGTACCTGTCGGCTCTTCCGCTTACGAATGGTTTGAGTTTATCGGTCACCCGTTCACGGCGATTCTGGTGGCGTGTCTGGTCGCGATTTATGGTCTGGCGGTACGTCAGGGTATGGCGAAAGACAGGGTGATGGAGATCTGCGGTCACGCGCTGCAGCCTGCGGGGATCATTCTGCTGGTGATTGGTGCGGGCGGTGTGTTCAAACAGGTGCTGGTCGATTCCGGCGTAGGTCCGGCACTCGGCGAAGCGTTAACCGGCATGGGCTTGCCGATTGCGATCACCTGTTTTGTACTGGCTGCCGCAGTGCGTATCATCCAGGGATCCGCCACCGTGGCCTGCTTAACGGCGGTCGGTCTGGTTATGCCGGTGATTGAACAACTGAACTTCTCCGGTGCGCAGATGGCGGCGCTGTCTATCTGTATCGCGGGTGGCTCTATTGTTGTCAGTCACGTAAACGACGCCGGCTTCTGGTTGTTTGGTAAATTTACTGGCGCGTCTGAAGCACAAACGCTGAAGACCTGGACGATGATGGAAACCATCCTCGGCACCGTCGGGGCGATTGTCGGTATGATCGCCTTCCAGCTTCTGAGCTGA
- the gntK gene encoding gluconokinase, whose protein sequence is MSTTNHDHHVYVLMGVSGSGKSAVASEVAHQLQAAFLDGDFLHPRSNIMKMASGEPLNDEDRKPWLQALNDAAFAMQRTNKVSLIVCSALKKVYRDQLRTGNPNLSFIYLKGDFDVIESRLKARKGHFFKTQMLVTQFEALEEPGANENDVLVVNIDQPLDGVVASTIEAINQGSK, encoded by the coding sequence TTGAGCACGACTAATCATGATCACCACGTTTACGTTCTGATGGGCGTATCGGGCAGCGGTAAATCTGCTGTCGCCAGTGAAGTGGCGCATCAACTGCAGGCCGCGTTTCTTGATGGCGATTTTCTCCATCCGCGCAGCAACATCATGAAAATGGCTTCCGGTGAGCCACTCAACGATGAAGACCGCAAACCGTGGTTGCAGGCGCTGAATGATGCCGCCTTTGCGATGCAGCGTACCAACAAGGTGTCGCTGATCGTCTGTTCTGCTTTGAAAAAAGTCTATCGTGATCAGTTACGCACCGGTAACCCGAACCTCTCTTTCATCTACCTGAAAGGGGATTTTGATGTTATCGAGAGCCGCCTGAAGGCGCGCAAAGGTCATTTCTTCAAAACGCAGATGCTGGTCACCCAGTTTGAAGCGCTGGAAGAGCCGGGTGCGAACGAAAACGATGTTCTGGTGGTGAATATTGATCAGCCGCTGGACGGTGTGGTAGCGAGCACCATTGAGGCTATTAACCAAGGCAGTAAGTAG
- the gntR gene encoding gluconate operon transcriptional repressor GntR — protein MKKKRPVLQDVADRVGVTKMTVSRFLRNPEQVSVALRGKIAAALDELGYIPNRAPDILSNATSRAIGVLLPSLTNQVFAEVLRGIEAVTDAHGYQTMLAHYGYKPEMEQERLESMLSWNIDGLILTERSHTPRTLKMIEVAGIPVVELMDSQSPCLDIAVGFDNFEAARQMTSAIIARGHRHIAYLGARLDERTIIKQKGYEQAMLDAGLVPYSVMVEQSSSYSSGIELLRQARREYPQLDGVFCTNDDLAVGAAFECQRLGLTIPDDMAIAGFHGHDIGQVMEPRLASVLTPRERMGSIGAERLLARIRGEAVTPKMLDLGFTLSPGGSI, from the coding sequence ATGAAAAAGAAAAGACCCGTACTTCAGGATGTAGCCGACCGCGTGGGCGTGACCAAAATGACGGTCAGCCGCTTTTTGCGTAATCCGGAGCAGGTCTCCGTCGCGCTGCGGGGCAAAATTGCCGCTGCACTTGATGAGCTGGGTTATATTCCCAATCGCGCTCCTGATATCCTGTCTAATGCGACCAGCCGGGCAATCGGCGTCCTGTTACCCTCTCTGACCAACCAGGTTTTTGCTGAAGTATTACGCGGCATTGAGGCCGTCACTGACGCCCATGGTTATCAGACCATGCTGGCGCACTATGGCTATAAACCCGAAATGGAACAAGAGCGTCTGGAATCGATGCTGTCGTGGAATATCGACGGTCTGATCCTCACCGAACGTAGCCATACCCCCCGCACGTTGAAAATGATCGAAGTCGCGGGTATTCCGGTGGTTGAGCTGATGGACAGCCAGTCTCCGTGTCTTGATATCGCCGTTGGCTTTGACAACTTTGAAGCGGCGCGTCAGATGACCTCTGCCATTATCGCGCGCGGCCATCGTCATATTGCCTATCTTGGGGCGCGTCTTGATGAGCGTACTATCATTAAGCAAAAGGGCTACGAACAGGCAATGCTGGATGCTGGCCTGGTGCCTTATAGCGTGATGGTCGAACAATCCTCTTCCTACTCCTCCGGTATCGAACTTCTTCGCCAGGCGCGGCGTGAATATCCTCAGTTGGACGGCGTCTTTTGTACCAACGACGATCTGGCGGTAGGGGCGGCATTCGAGTGCCAGCGTTTAGGGCTGACGATTCCCGACGACATGGCGATTGCCGGTTTCCACGGTCACGATATCGGGCAAGTCATGGAGCCGCGTCTGGCGAGCGTACTGACGCCGCGTGAAAGGATGGGCAGTATTGGCGCAGAACGTCTGCTGGCGCGTATTCGAGGTGAAGCGGTAACACCTAAAATGTTAGATTTAGGTTTCACCTTGTCACCAGGCGGATCTATTTAG
- the yhhW gene encoding quercetin 2,3-dioxygenase: MIYLRKANDRGHANHGWLDSWHTFSFANYYDPNFMGFSALRVINDDVIDAGQGFGTHPHKDMEILTYVLEGAVEHQDSMGNKEQVPAGEFQIMSAGTGIRHSEYNPSDTEKLHLYQIWIIPQENGITPRYEQRRFDAVQGKQLVLSPDARDGSLKVYQDMELYRWALVKDEQSVHQIAAERRVWIQVVKGNVTINGTKATTSDGLAIWDEQAISIHADSDSEVLLFDLPPV, encoded by the coding sequence ATGATCTATTTACGCAAAGCGAATGACCGTGGCCATGCTAATCATGGTTGGCTGGATTCCTGGCATACCTTCTCTTTTGCTAACTACTATGACCCGAATTTTATGGGGTTCTCTGCACTGCGCGTGATTAACGATGACGTGATTGACGCAGGACAGGGCTTTGGCACTCACCCCCATAAAGACATGGAAATTCTGACCTATGTGCTGGAAGGCGCGGTAGAGCATCAGGACAGCATGGGCAACAAAGAGCAGGTACCGGCCGGTGAATTCCAGATTATGAGTGCCGGGACGGGGATCCGTCACTCCGAGTACAACCCGAGTGACACTGAGAAGCTGCATCTGTATCAGATTTGGATCATCCCGCAGGAAAACGGGATTACGCCACGCTATGAGCAGCGCCGTTTTGATGCTGTTCAGGGCAAACAGTTAGTGCTGTCGCCAGATGCGCGCGATGGTTCGCTGAAAGTGTACCAGGATATGGAGCTGTATCGTTGGGCGCTGGTGAAAGATGAACAGTCGGTACATCAAATTGCCGCTGAACGTCGTGTCTGGATCCAGGTGGTAAAAGGTAACGTTACAATTAACGGTACCAAAGCGACGACCAGCGATGGTCTGGCGATTTGGGATGAGCAGGCTATCTCCATCCATGCAGACAGTGATAGCGAAGTGTTACTGTTTGACTTGCCGCCAGTATAA
- a CDS encoding oxidoreductase → MTLHCAFIGFGKSTTRYHLPYVLNRKESWHVAHIFRRHAKPEEQAPQYSHIHFTSDLNEILDDPQVKLVIVCTHADSHFEYAKRALEAGKNVLVEKPFTPTLAEAKALFELAKSKGLTVTPYQNRRFDSCFLTAKKAIESGKLGDIVEIESHFDYYRPVAETKPGLPQDGAFYGLGVHTMDQIISLFGRPDHAAYDIRSLRNKANPDDTFEAQLFYGDLKAIVKTSHLVKIDYPKFIVHGTKGSFIKYGIDQQETSLKANIMPGEAGFAADDSVGVLEYVNDAGVTVKEEVKPEVGDYGRVYDALYQTLTTGTPNYVKESEVLTNLELLERAFEQASPATITLAK, encoded by the coding sequence ATGACCTTACACTGCGCATTTATTGGGTTTGGTAAAAGCACCACGCGCTATCATTTACCGTATGTACTCAATCGCAAAGAGAGCTGGCATGTCGCGCATATTTTCCGTCGTCATGCCAAACCGGAAGAGCAGGCGCCGCAGTATTCGCATATTCACTTTACCAGCGACCTGAACGAGATCTTAGACGATCCGCAGGTGAAACTGGTGATCGTCTGTACCCATGCTGACAGCCACTTTGAATATGCAAAACGGGCGCTGGAAGCGGGTAAAAACGTCCTGGTGGAGAAACCCTTCACGCCGACGCTGGCTGAGGCAAAAGCGTTATTTGAGCTGGCGAAAAGTAAGGGACTGACTGTGACGCCGTATCAGAATCGTCGTTTTGATTCCTGCTTCCTCACCGCCAAAAAAGCGATTGAGAGCGGTAAGTTGGGCGATATCGTTGAGATCGAAAGTCATTTTGATTATTACCGACCGGTGGCGGAAACCAAGCCGGGTCTGCCGCAGGATGGCGCGTTTTATGGTCTGGGCGTACACACCATGGATCAGATCATCTCGCTGTTCGGCCGTCCCGATCATGCAGCCTATGACATTCGCAGCCTGCGCAACAAAGCGAACCCCGATGACACGTTCGAAGCGCAGCTGTTCTACGGCGATCTGAAGGCGATTGTTAAAACCAGCCATCTGGTGAAAATCGACTATCCGAAGTTTATTGTTCACGGCACCAAAGGTTCGTTTATCAAATACGGTATCGATCAGCAGGAAACCAGCCTGAAGGCGAATATTATGCCGGGGGAAGCGGGCTTTGCGGCTGATGATTCAGTCGGTGTGCTGGAATACGTGAATGACGCGGGCGTGACGGTAAAAGAAGAGGTGAAGCCGGAAGTGGGAGACTATGGTCGTGTTTATGATGCGTTGTATCAGACACTGACAACCGGTACGCCTAATTACGTCAAGGAATCTGAAGTTCTTACTAATCTGGAACTCCTTGAACGCGCCTTCGAACAGGCTTCTCCGGCGACAATTACCCTCGCTAAATAA
- a CDS encoding polymer-forming cytoskeletal protein has product MPDTTRSCCQRSGHPFDMERQYLALNSAFFFWILGLIAWYFNVTHLALFSGALTLSLFIIHIRLNQVNQMFRKNKSVETPQTVVSASPTANETETAETTETKKNETTVIASDVRFEGNITSSKHVYVYGVLHGNIDAKESLIKVMRGGLVEGNITCRELIIDGSVIGQCTSNAIDIYDNGSVTGTLAYHSLSVKKGGTFSGQADVLPPQVEHANTGRPVAGKSPEAADTPDGQNISTPPQSVLNAPKNQKKSQHAAG; this is encoded by the coding sequence ATGCCTGATACGACGCGTTCATGCTGCCAAAGGAGTGGCCATCCATTTGACATGGAAAGACAGTATCTCGCGTTAAACAGTGCGTTTTTTTTCTGGATACTGGGTCTCATCGCCTGGTACTTCAACGTCACGCATCTGGCCCTGTTTTCAGGTGCGCTGACCCTTTCATTATTCATCATCCACATCCGACTTAATCAGGTTAATCAAATGTTTAGAAAGAACAAGTCAGTAGAAACCCCACAGACTGTTGTAAGCGCATCCCCTACCGCCAACGAGACAGAAACGGCTGAAACAACGGAAACGAAAAAGAATGAAACGACCGTTATTGCCAGTGATGTCCGTTTTGAAGGCAACATCACCTCCAGCAAACATGTGTACGTTTACGGGGTACTGCATGGGAACATCGACGCCAAAGAGAGCCTGATAAAAGTCATGCGCGGGGGTTTAGTCGAAGGGAATATCACCTGTCGCGAGCTCATTATCGACGGCAGTGTTATCGGTCAGTGCACAAGCAATGCAATTGATATCTACGATAATGGCAGCGTGACCGGGACACTCGCCTACCATTCACTGTCGGTAAAAAAGGGTGGGACCTTTTCCGGTCAGGCGGATGTATTGCCGCCGCAGGTGGAACATGCCAACACGGGTCGTCCGGTGGCAGGAAAATCGCCCGAAGCAGCAGACACGCCTGATGGGCAAAATATATCGACACCGCCCCAATCCGTGCTGAACGCGCCAAAAAACCAAAAAAAAAGCCAGCACGCGGCTGGCTAA
- the yhhY gene encoding N-acetyltransferase, whose amino-acid sequence MSEIVIRHAEPKDYDAIRQIHAQPEVYHNTLQVPHPSIEMWQGRLAEQTGIKQLVACIDDLVVGHLTIAVTQRPRRSHVADFGICVDARWQNRGVASALIRTMTDMCDNWLRVDRIELTVFVDNAPAVAVYKKHGFEIEGTGKKYGLRNGEYVDAYFMARVK is encoded by the coding sequence ATGAGTGAGATAGTGATACGCCACGCTGAACCAAAAGACTACGACGCAATTCGTCAGATCCATGCCCAGCCAGAGGTGTATCACAACACGCTACAGGTTCCTCATCCTTCCATCGAGATGTGGCAGGGACGACTCGCCGAGCAAACCGGAATCAAACAGCTGGTTGCCTGCATTGACGATCTCGTCGTGGGACATCTTACCATTGCAGTGACCCAGCGCCCTCGCCGCAGCCACGTCGCTGATTTTGGTATCTGCGTCGACGCCAGATGGCAGAACCGCGGCGTCGCCAGCGCGCTCATTCGCACGATGACAGACATGTGCGACAACTGGCTGCGCGTTGACCGTATCGAGTTAACGGTGTTTGTCGATAATGCGCCCGCTGTTGCGGTCTACAAGAAGCATGGATTTGAAATCGAAGGCACGGGCAAAAAGTATGGTCTGCGCAATGGCGAATATGTTGATGCGTACTTTATGGCGCGAGTGAAATAA